A genome region from Streptomyces sp. NBC_01296 includes the following:
- a CDS encoding group III truncated hemoglobin, with product MNQFAADNDISGRADLAVVLRRFYTAAFADRRIGPFFTEIAGTDLEVHLSRITDFWERALFRTADYRRDAFAPHAALHAARALTAEDFGRWVQLWHATVDGLHRGPTAERAKETGERIALALHRRLAGPDPALLRRQDACGFVPLAALELRSTA from the coding sequence ATGAACCAGTTCGCCGCGGACAACGACATCTCCGGCCGCGCCGACCTCGCCGTCGTGCTGCGCCGCTTCTACACCGCCGCCTTCGCCGACCGGCGCATCGGTCCGTTCTTCACCGAGATCGCCGGGACGGACCTCGAGGTCCACCTGTCCCGGATCACCGACTTCTGGGAGCGGGCCCTGTTCCGCACGGCCGACTACCGGCGCGACGCCTTCGCCCCGCACGCCGCCCTGCACGCGGCGCGGGCGCTGACCGCCGAGGACTTCGGGCGCTGGGTGCAGCTGTGGCACGCCACCGTCGACGGCCTGCACCGGGGGCCGACCGCGGAGCGGGCGAAGGAGACCGGCGAGCGGATCGCGCTGGCCCTGCACCGGCGGCTGGCCGGGCCGGACCCCGCGCTGCTCCGGAGGCAGGACGCCTGCGGGTTCGTACCGCTGGCCGCGCTGGAGCTCCGCTCCACGGCCTGA
- the ppdK gene encoding pyruvate, phosphate dikinase encodes MSENKDQKFVYDFTEGNRDLKDLLGGKGANLAEMTNLGLPVPPGFTITTEACKVYLASGEAPAALRDEVSAHLAALEAKMGKKLGQSDDPLLVSVRSGAKFSMPGMMDTVLNIGLSDESVVGLASQAGNERFAWDSYRRLIQMFGKTVLGVEGELFEEALDEAKAAKKVTVDTDLDAADLKKLVTRFKKIVAKQAGREFPQDAREQLDLAVEAVFNSWNTDRAKLYRRQERIPSDLGTAVNICSMVFGNLGPDSGTGVAFTRDPASGHAGVYGDYLQNAQGEDVVAGIRNTVPLADLEAIDKASYDQLMTIMTTLETHYKDLCDIEFTIERGQLWMLQTRVGKRTAGAAFRIATQLVDQGLIDEAEALQRVNGAQLAQLMFPRFDETATTTLLGRGIAASPGAAVGKAVFDSYTAVKWSRSGEKVILIRRETNPDDLDGMIASEGILTSRGGKTSHAAVVARGMGKTCVCGAEDLEVDTKRRRMTVGGTVVEEGDVVSIDGSTGKVYLGEVPVVPSPVVEYFEGRMHAGADDADELVAAVHRIMAYADRVRRLRVRANADNAEDALRARRFGAQGIGLCRTEHMFLGERRELVEHLILADTDKEREEALSALLPLQKKDFVELFEAMDGLPVTVRLLDPPLHEFLPDITELSVRVALAEARKDANENDLRLLQAVHKLHEQNPMLGLRGVRLGLVIPGLFAMQVRAIAEAAAERKNAKGDPRAEIMVPLVGTVQELEIVREEADAVIAEVEAATGTSLKLTIGTMIELPRAALTAGQIAEAAQFFSFGTNDLTQTVWGFSRDDVEASFFTAYLEKGIFGVSPFETIDKDGVGALVRSAVQAGRETRPDLKLGVCGEHGGDPESVHFFHEVGLDYVSCSPFRIPVARLEAGRAAAEAKGSDSR; translated from the coding sequence GTGTCGGAAAACAAAGATCAGAAGTTCGTCTACGACTTCACCGAGGGAAACCGCGACCTCAAGGACCTTCTCGGCGGCAAGGGGGCCAACCTCGCCGAGATGACCAACCTGGGTCTGCCGGTCCCTCCCGGCTTCACCATCACCACCGAGGCCTGCAAGGTCTACCTCGCCAGCGGTGAGGCCCCGGCCGCGCTGCGCGACGAGGTCAGCGCCCACCTGGCCGCCCTCGAGGCGAAGATGGGCAAGAAGCTCGGCCAGTCGGACGACCCGCTGCTGGTCTCCGTGCGCTCCGGTGCCAAGTTCTCCATGCCCGGCATGATGGACACGGTCCTCAACATCGGCCTCTCCGACGAGTCCGTCGTCGGCCTCGCCTCCCAGGCCGGCAACGAGCGCTTCGCGTGGGACTCGTACCGCCGCCTCATCCAGATGTTCGGCAAGACCGTCCTCGGGGTCGAGGGCGAGCTCTTCGAGGAAGCCCTCGACGAGGCCAAGGCCGCCAAGAAGGTCACCGTCGACACCGACCTCGACGCCGCCGACCTGAAGAAGCTGGTCACCCGCTTCAAGAAGATCGTCGCCAAGCAGGCCGGCCGCGAGTTCCCGCAGGACGCCCGCGAGCAGCTGGACCTCGCCGTCGAGGCGGTCTTCAACTCGTGGAACACCGACCGCGCCAAGCTCTACCGCCGCCAGGAGCGCATCCCGAGCGACCTGGGCACCGCGGTCAACATCTGCTCCATGGTCTTCGGCAACCTCGGCCCCGACTCCGGCACCGGCGTCGCCTTCACCCGCGACCCGGCCAGCGGCCACGCGGGCGTCTACGGCGACTACCTGCAGAACGCCCAGGGCGAGGACGTCGTCGCGGGCATCCGCAACACCGTCCCGCTGGCGGACCTCGAGGCGATCGACAAGGCCTCGTACGACCAGCTCATGACGATCATGACGACGCTGGAGACCCACTACAAGGATCTCTGCGACATCGAGTTCACCATCGAGCGCGGCCAGCTGTGGATGCTGCAGACCCGCGTCGGCAAGCGCACCGCCGGCGCCGCCTTCCGCATCGCCACCCAGCTCGTCGACCAGGGCCTGATCGACGAGGCCGAGGCGCTGCAGCGCGTCAACGGCGCCCAGCTCGCGCAGCTGATGTTCCCGCGCTTCGACGAGACCGCCACGACCACCCTGCTCGGCCGCGGCATCGCCGCCTCCCCGGGCGCGGCCGTCGGCAAGGCCGTCTTCGACTCGTACACGGCCGTCAAGTGGTCCCGCTCCGGCGAGAAGGTCATCCTGATCCGCCGCGAGACCAACCCGGACGACCTGGACGGCATGATCGCCTCCGAGGGCATCCTGACCTCGCGCGGCGGCAAGACCTCCCACGCCGCCGTTGTCGCCCGCGGCATGGGCAAGACCTGCGTCTGCGGCGCCGAGGACCTCGAGGTCGACACCAAGCGCCGCCGGATGACGGTCGGCGGAACGGTCGTCGAAGAGGGCGACGTCGTCTCCATCGACGGCTCCACCGGCAAGGTCTACCTCGGCGAGGTACCCGTCGTACCCTCCCCGGTCGTCGAGTACTTCGAGGGCCGCATGCACGCCGGCGCCGACGACGCCGACGAACTGGTCGCCGCCGTGCACCGGATCATGGCGTACGCGGACCGCGTCCGCCGGCTGCGGGTGCGTGCCAACGCCGACAACGCCGAGGACGCGCTGCGCGCCCGCCGCTTCGGCGCGCAGGGCATCGGCCTGTGCCGCACCGAGCACATGTTCCTCGGTGAGCGCCGCGAGCTGGTCGAGCACCTGATCCTCGCGGACACCGACAAGGAGCGCGAGGAGGCACTGAGTGCCCTCCTGCCGCTGCAGAAGAAGGACTTCGTCGAGCTGTTCGAGGCGATGGACGGCCTGCCCGTCACCGTCCGCCTCCTCGACCCGCCGCTGCACGAGTTCCTGCCCGACATCACCGAGCTGTCGGTGCGCGTCGCCCTCGCCGAGGCCCGCAAGGACGCCAACGAGAACGACCTGCGCCTGCTCCAGGCCGTGCACAAGCTGCACGAGCAGAACCCGATGCTGGGTCTGCGCGGTGTCCGCCTCGGCCTGGTCATCCCCGGTCTGTTCGCCATGCAGGTCCGGGCGATCGCCGAGGCCGCCGCCGAGCGCAAGAACGCCAAGGGCGACCCGCGCGCCGAGATCATGGTCCCGCTCGTGGGCACCGTCCAGGAGCTGGAGATCGTCCGCGAGGAGGCCGACGCGGTCATCGCCGAGGTCGAGGCCGCGACCGGCACCAGCCTCAAGCTGACCATCGGCACGATGATCGAGCTGCCCCGTGCCGCCCTCACGGCCGGGCAGATCGCCGAGGCCGCGCAGTTCTTCTCCTTCGGCACGAACGACCTGACCCAGACGGTGTGGGGCTTCTCCCGCGACGACGTCGAGGCCAGCTTCTTCACCGCGTACCTGGAGAAGGGCATCTTCGGGGTCTCGCCGTTCGAGACCATCGACAAGGACGGTGTCGGCGCGCTGGTCCGCAGCGCGGTCCAGGCCGGCCGGGAGACCCGCCCCGACCTCAAGCTCGGCGTCTGCGGCGAGCACGGCGGCGACCCGGAGTCCGTCCACTTCTTCCACGAGGTCGGTCTCGACTACGTCTCCTGCTCGCCGTTCCGGATTCCGGTGGCGCGCCTGGAGGCCGGCCGCGCCGCCGCCGAGGCGAAGGGCAGCGACAGCCGCTGA
- the nirD gene encoding nitrite reductase small subunit NirD translates to MTVELHVAEGWLTVCELSDLTPGRGVAVLLPDGSQAAVFIGRSGGMYAIDNQDPFTGAAVLSRGLVGCIDGKPFVASPLLKQRFDLATGRCLDDEEAAVRTYPVRTAVTSAAVA, encoded by the coding sequence ATGACCGTGGAACTGCACGTGGCCGAAGGCTGGCTGACGGTGTGCGAGCTGTCCGACCTGACCCCCGGGCGGGGGGTGGCGGTCCTGTTGCCCGACGGGAGCCAGGCCGCGGTGTTCATCGGCCGCTCGGGCGGGATGTACGCCATCGACAACCAGGACCCGTTCACCGGGGCGGCCGTGCTCTCGCGGGGGCTGGTCGGGTGCATCGACGGCAAGCCGTTCGTGGCCTCGCCGCTGCTGAAGCAGCGCTTCGACCTCGCCACGGGGCGCTGCCTGGACGACGAGGAGGCGGCGGTCCGGACCTATCCGGTGCGGACCGCCGTGACCTCCGCCGCGGTGGCGTAG
- a CDS encoding VOC family protein has protein sequence MPTMIFVNLPVKDIDAAKAFWGKLGYSFNPQFSDESTGCLVISDTIFAMLMTEARFKDFATKEVADATKSTEVMLALSADSREKVDEVVDAALAAGGTEPRPAQDLGFMYGRAFEDLEGHVWEYVWMDPAAVQG, from the coding sequence ATGCCCACCATGATCTTCGTCAACCTGCCGGTCAAGGACATCGATGCCGCCAAGGCGTTCTGGGGCAAGCTCGGCTACTCCTTCAACCCCCAGTTCAGCGACGAGTCGACCGGCTGCCTCGTCATCAGCGACACGATCTTCGCGATGCTGATGACCGAGGCCCGGTTCAAGGACTTCGCCACCAAGGAGGTGGCGGACGCCACCAAGAGCACCGAGGTCATGCTCGCCCTGAGCGCGGACAGCCGGGAGAAGGTCGACGAGGTGGTCGACGCCGCCCTCGCGGCGGGCGGCACCGAGCCCCGCCCGGCCCAGGACCTCGGCTTCATGTACGGCCGCGCCTTCGAGGACCTGGAGGGCCACGTCTGGGAGTACGTCTGGATGGACCCGGCGGCCGTCCAGGGCTGA
- a CDS encoding ArsR/SmtB family transcription factor produces the protein MLRIHFTGVDLARVRMAGRPDALWETILSFHRLRDRRDARLFGEWRTETRSRLNSETRLLGALIPSRGYFPDFLTPVEGQYGWDVGLDALRGIRPERMRRELTLLGAGTGVGAAFGMPSAVSGGADALVPRRLRDFMDGGTKHLPRLLGELRGYHRAAVEPYWTHIQAQIEAERAARGRALLDGGADELLASLPPMLRWRAPVLECDYPVDRDVRLRGRGLLLQPSFFCRKTAVTLHDPELPPVLVYPAAAQLASAPTGGESIRPLEEQRQRTLGKLVGHTRSVVLRAIGDGATTSELARRAGVSLASASQHACVMREAGLVTTLRRGNAVLHTVTPLGAALLKGGAVAS, from the coding sequence GTGCTGCGTATCCATTTCACTGGAGTGGACCTGGCACGCGTACGGATGGCAGGGCGTCCCGATGCGTTGTGGGAAACGATTCTGAGTTTTCACCGCTTAAGAGACCGGCGCGATGCCCGGCTCTTCGGTGAATGGCGTACGGAAACCCGGAGCAGGTTGAATAGTGAAACACGTTTGCTCGGTGCGCTCATACCGAGTCGCGGGTATTTTCCCGATTTCCTGACCCCTGTGGAGGGGCAGTACGGGTGGGACGTGGGACTCGACGCCCTGCGCGGGATCCGCCCCGAGCGGATGCGGCGCGAGCTGACGCTGCTGGGCGCGGGCACGGGCGTGGGAGCCGCGTTCGGCATGCCCTCGGCCGTGAGCGGAGGCGCCGACGCCTTGGTCCCGCGGCGGCTGCGGGACTTCATGGACGGCGGCACCAAGCACCTGCCGCGGCTGCTGGGCGAGCTGCGCGGCTACCACCGGGCGGCCGTGGAACCGTACTGGACGCACATCCAGGCCCAGATCGAGGCCGAGCGGGCGGCGCGCGGCCGGGCCCTGCTCGACGGCGGCGCCGACGAGCTGCTGGCCTCGCTGCCGCCGATGCTGCGCTGGCGGGCTCCGGTCCTGGAGTGCGACTACCCCGTGGACCGCGACGTACGGCTGCGGGGGCGCGGGCTGCTGCTCCAGCCGTCGTTCTTCTGCCGGAAGACCGCCGTGACCCTGCACGACCCGGAGCTGCCCCCGGTGCTGGTCTACCCGGCCGCCGCGCAGCTGGCCTCTGCGCCCACCGGAGGCGAATCGATTCGGCCCCTGGAGGAGCAGCGCCAGCGCACGCTGGGCAAGCTCGTCGGGCACACCCGCTCGGTGGTGCTGCGGGCCATAGGCGACGGTGCCACCACCAGCGAGCTGGCCCGCCGGGCCGGGGTCTCGCTGGCCTCCGCGAGCCAGCACGCCTGCGTGATGCGCGAGGCGGGCCTGGTCACCACCCTGCGCCGGGGCAACGCCGTCCTGCACACGGTCACCCCGCTGGGGGCCGCGCTCCTCAAGGGCGGCGCGGTGGCCTCGTAG